The DNA segment GATGACTATTAGAACACGCCCAACAAGATTAGCCAACGAAGTGTTGAATGCGGCAGCACGTTCAGTTGTTTTCCAGTATTTCATAAAGCAAAACACGGGTAAAACAACCGTAGCACTTGATTCTACCAACTTCTCTACTCGACTACTCAAGCTAACATTCGGCATTCCCCATCATAGTTCATTTCATGTTTTATTGCGGTCAGATAATGAAAGTTTACTAAATTATTGATAGATTTATCGACATTGTCAAATAATTCAACGTTGAGTTAGGAAGAACTCACGTTTGTAGAACCTTAGCATATGCAATGCTGCTTTAACACCTACACTAGCCTCTTCATCATCTGACAAAAcaccaaataaatattttacaaaaaagtctgaaataattttatgatgtGCACTCAGTACGCTTACATAACTCAATAAAATTATCACTCAAGCTCACCTTGTGCACCGCCCTGACTCGAATCCTCCCCTGAACAATGAACAACCCCAAAACGACGTCGTTCTTTCCACTGCCAAAAAATGGAGAAGACAAACCCGTAGAAAGTAATAAGCAATAAAATGACTAGCAAAATAGCTATAAAATCGACAAATGGGTatgtaaaaaaattgaaatacggAGTAATTACGAGTTCAAAACGTACAGTGAAGGAAGAATTGTGCTTCTGAAACCGTCCAGAGAATTGGGAAGGATTGGATTTGGAATCAAGGGTGTTGAAGCAGAAGGGTTCATGATAATATTTGCAGTTGATAGTCAAAATTAAGGCCATTTTTGTGTAGCCGGCTCCCGGGATTTTTGGTGGCCTCGGTGACGGCTCAAGATTGCCGCTTGTATTTTGTAGTTCTTGATCAGCTGTGCGCTAGTATACAGTAaagatattaaaaataattcgaAACCGGTGGTACGCTtgcttatataataataataataataattttaagtttatatataacattatatatataatggcgGAGGTAGAATCCAAAATCCATCGGGGCTAGAAATTTTAACGAGAATCAAAGAATAATGCATAAGAATTAAAACGATGAGTAATacttagggagtgtttgcaatagattgtgcttttg comes from the Henckelia pumila isolate YLH828 chromosome 1, ASM3356847v2, whole genome shotgun sequence genome and includes:
- the LOC140893436 gene encoding UPF0161 protein At3g09310 isoform X2, whose product is MALILTINCKYYHEPFCFNTLDSKSNPSQFSGRFQKHNSSFTWKERRRFGVVHCSGEDSSQGGAQDDEEASVGVKAALHMLRFYKREISPLLPNSCRYVPTCSEYSMIAYKKYGVAKGTLLTAWRLCRCNPLGGSGFDPPRWFDEATPPEQ
- the LOC140893436 gene encoding UPF0161 protein At3g09310 isoform X1, with the translated sequence MALILTINCKYYHEPFCFNTLDSKSNPSQFSGRFQKHNSSFTWKERRRFGVVHCSGEDSSQGGAQDDEEASVGVKAALHMLRFYKLIITGEISPLLPNSCRYVPTCSEYSMIAYKKYGVAKGTLLTAWRLCRCNPLGGSGFDPPRWFDEATPPEQ